In a genomic window of Trachemys scripta elegans isolate TJP31775 chromosome 12, CAS_Tse_1.0, whole genome shotgun sequence:
- the PRPF6 gene encoding pre-mRNA-processing factor 6 gives MAASSASASASAAAPPGGSNPAGPGGASGLTASITGTMNKKKKPFLGMPAPLGYVPGLGRGATGFTTRSDIGPARDANDPVDDRHAPPGKRTVGDQMKKNQADDDDEDLNDTNYDEFNGYAGSLFSSGPYEKDDEEADAIYAALDKRMDERRKERREQREKEEIEKYRMERPKIQQQFSDLKRKLAEVTEEEWLSIPEVGDARNKRQRNPRYEKLTPVPDSFFAKHLQTGENHTSVDPRQTQFGGLNTPYPGGLNTPYPGGMTPGLMTPGTGELDMRKIGQARNTLMDMRLSQVSDSVSGQTVVDPKGYLTDLNSMIPTHGGDINDIKKARLLLKSVRETNPHHPPAWIASARLEEVTGKLQVARNLIMKGTEMCPKSEDVWLEAARLQPGDTAKAVVAQAVRHLPQSVRIYIRAAELETDIRAKKRVLRKALEHVPNSVRLWKAAVELEEPEDARIMLSRAVECCPTSVELWLALARLETYENARKVLNKARENIPTDRHIWITAAKLEEANGNTQMVEKIIDRAITSLRANGVEINREQWIQDAEECDKAGSVATCQAIMRAVIGIGIEEEDRKHTWMEDADSCVAHNALECARAIYAYALQVFPSKKSVWLRAAYFEKNHGTRESLEALLQRAVAHCPKAEVLWLMGAKSKWLAGDVPAARSILALAFQANPNSEEIWLAAVKLESENNEYERARRLLAKARSSAPTARVFMKSVKLEWVLGNIAAAQELCEEALKHYEDFPKLWMMKGQIEEQDELIEKAREAYNQGLKKCPHSTPLWLLLSRLEEKVGQLTRARAILEKSRLKNPKNPDLWLESVRLEYRAGLKNIANTLMAKALQECPNSGILWSEAIFLEARPQRKTKSVDALKKCEHDPHVLLAVAKLFWSERKITKAREWFHRTVKIDSDLGDAWAFFYKFELQHGTEEQQEEVKKRCENAEPRHGELWCEVSKDIENWQKKIGEILVVVAAKIKNAF, from the exons ATGGCGGCCAGCAGCGCCTCAGCCTCCGCTTCCGCCGCGGCGCCCCCCGGGGGCTCCAACCCGGCCGGGCCCGGCGGGGCCTCGGGCCTCACCGCCTCCATCACGGGCACCATGAACAAGAAGAAGAAGCCGTTCCTGGGCATGCCGGCGCCGCTGGGCTACGTGCCGGGCCTGGGCCGCGG TGCCACGGGTTTTACCACCCGTTCTGATATTGGCCCAGCTCGAGATGCCAACGACCCAGTGGATGATCGTCATGCTCCGCCAGGGAAGAGAACTGTTGGGGACCAGATGAAGAAAAACCaggctgatgatgatgatgaagatctGAATGACACCAATTATGATGAG TTTAACGGCTATGCGGGGAGCCTGTTCTCAAGTGGTCCATACGAAAAAGACGACGAGGAAGCTGATGCTATTTATGCAGCTTTGGATAAGAGAATGGATGAACGGAGAAAAGAGAGAAG AGAACAACGGGAGAAAGAGGAGATTGAAAAGTACCGTATGGAACGTCCCAAAATTCAGCAGCAGTTCTCAGATTTAAAA CGGAAGCTAGCGGAAGTCACAGAGGAAGAGTGGCTGAGTATTCCAGAAGTGGGTGATGCGAGGAACAAACGTCAGAGGAACCCACGTTATGAGAAACTGACTCCTGTTCCTGATAGTTTCTTTGCTAAGCACTTACAGACTGGGGAGAATCACACTTCTGTGGACCCCCGGCAAACG caatttggcggtcTGAACACTCCGTATCCAGGGGGTTTGAACACTCCGTATCCAGGAGGAATGACACCTGGGCTAATGACACCTGGGACAGGTGAACTGGATATGAGGAAGATTGGGCAGGCCAGGAATACCTTGATGGATATGAGACTGAGCCAG gtgtctgactcTGTGAGTGGCCAAACTGTGGTGGACCCAAAGGGATATCTGACAGACTTGAATTCTATGATACCTACACATGGAGGAGATATCAA TGACATCAAGAAAGCTCGTTTACTTCTGAAGTCTGTGCGGGAGACCAACCCTCATCATCCACCAGCTTGGATAGCTTCAGCCCGACTGGAAGAGGTTACTGGCAAACTGCAAGTAGCTCGAAACCTCATCATGAAGGGGACAGAAATGTGCCCCAAG AGTGAAGATGTTTGGTTAGAAGCTGCCCGGCTGCAGCCTGGAGATACGGCTAAGGCTGTGGTGGCCCAGGCAGTCCGCCACCTCCCACAGTCTGTCCGGATTTATATCAGAGCAGCAGAACTGGAGACAGATATACGAGCAAAGAAACGTGTCCTTAGGAAAG CCCTTGAGCATGTTCCGAATTCAGTACGCTTGTGGAAGGCAGCAGTGGAGTTAGAAGAACCTGAAGATGCTAGGATAATGCTGAGCCGAGCAGTGGAATGCTGTCCAACCAGCGTGGAA CTATGGCTTGCTCTGGCAAGGCTGGAGACATATGAGAATGCTCGCAAAGTCTTAAACAAAGCCCGTGAGAACATTCCAACAGACCGTCACATTTGGATAACTGCTGCCAAACTGGAGGAAGCCAATGGAAACACTCAGATGGTGGAGAAAATCATTGACAGAGCTATCACGTCCCTCAGGGCAAATGGGGTAGAAATCAACAGGGAGCAGTGGATTCAG GATGCTGAGGAGTGTGATAAAGCTGGGAGTGTGGCTACGTGTCAGGCTATTATGCGAGCCGTGATTGGGATTGGGATCGAAGAGGAAGATCGGAAACATACCTGGATGGAAGATGCAGATAGT TGTGTTGCTCACAATGCCCTAGAGTGTGCTCGGGCAATTTATGCTTATGCCTTACAAGTTTTCCCAAGCAAGAAAAGTGTTTGGTTGCGAGCAGCTTACTTTGAAAAGAACCACGGAACCAG GGAATCGCTGGAGGCTCTCTTGCAGAGAGCTGTGGCGCACTGTCCTAAAGCAGAAGTGCTATGGCTCATGGGAGCCAAATCAAAGTGGCTGGCTGGAGATGTGCCTGCAGCCAGAAGCATTTTGGCCCTGGCTTTCCAG GCCAACCCCAACAGTGAAGAGATCTGGCTGGCTGCTGTGAAGCTGGAGTCTGAAAACAACGAATATGAAAGAGCGAGGAGATTACTGGCGAAAGCACGTAGCAGTGCCCCCACAGCCAGA GTCTTTATGAAGTCTGTGAAATTGGAATGGGTGCTCGGGAACATTGCTGCTGCCCAGGAGCTCTGTGAGGAAGCCCTGAAGCACTATGAAGACTTCCCCAAGCTGTGGATGATGAAAGGGCAGATTGAGGAGCAAGATGAGCTAATAGAAAAAGCTCGGGAAGCCTATAATCAAGGG TTGAAGAAGTGCCCCCATTCCACACCCCTGTGGCTCTTGCTGTCCAGGCTGGAGGAAAAAGTTGGGCAACTGACCAGAGCAAGAGCCATCTTGGAGAAGTCTCGCTTGAAGAATCCGAAGAATCCAGACCTCTG GTTAGAGTCTGTGCGATTAGAATACAGAGCTGGACTAAAAAACATTGCTAATACGCTGATGGCCAAGGCATTGCAGGAATGTCCCAACTCGG GAATCCTATGGTCAGAAGCAATTTTCCTTGAGGCAAGACCACAGCGAAAGACCAAAAGTGTGGATGCCCTGAAGAAGTGTGAGCACGACCCTCACGTCCTGTTGGCTGTAGCCAA GTTGTTCTGGAGCGAGCGTAAAATAACCAAGGCCCGAGAATGGTTCCATCGAACAGTGAAGATAGATTCAGACCTGGGGGATGCCTGGGCTTTCTTCTACAAATTCGAGCTCCAGCACGGCACTGAG